Below is a window of Conger conger chromosome 16, fConCon1.1, whole genome shotgun sequence DNA.
ACTTTAGCAACCAATCGCCAGTAGGTGCTTagttatattattaatgagcCGAAGCAGAGCGTCGCCACGCTTCCTCCGTCTGTGTCCCTGTCTAAACCCATTGGCTGTCAAGTCAGCGTCGGAGTGGACGGTGAAGGGAGCCGCTCGGATGGACATGGCAGAGAAGAAGGTGTCTCGGTGGTACTTCGGGGGCATCGCTTCGTGCGGGGCTGCCTGCTGCACGCACCCACTGGACCTCCTTAAGGTAAGCAAGTGGAACCTCGCGAGTGCACGTGACTtggtgtccgtgtgcgtgtgcagacgAGCGAGAAGCAGTTACGGTATGGCACGCCAGAGGTCAAACATTGGATATTTGCTTGCCCAGTCGGCCAGGGACCATGCCTTATACGTGCCGATGAAGAGAATGAAGGCCTGTTATGTTTGGTCGACTGAAATGCTGTACCGAGGCGAAGTCTTTTTTAAAAGCCGCGTTCTATACGACCACACGAATAAGTGGATCATACTTTATTTGTAGTCGATGACCCATGACATTATAGTAATTTAAGCGCACCTACCAGCTGGAGTGATCACGAAGCTTGATTTAACCCTTCAGCTCTCTGCGAGTAAGCGCTCTGAATGTGCTGCCACCAAGTATAGGGGCTGGATTGGGCATTTGATTGTAAGGAGAATTTCCGACATTTGCCCTCTCTCATGAATCTATTAAATAATACCATAGCAGTGTTAAACATTCACTTTACTGCTTAAAAGAACAACACCAGCAATAATagcaaagtaataataatattaatcatAATAGCCTCGATCAAAATATGATGCCAACGATTATGTGTATTACTATtacttttgtttcatttcactaGTTATAAGGACACTGCATTATACGACTAGTGTACTGCATGGTTAGGAAGCTGTTCTTGGCATTGTAACCTTAAGTCACTGGACCTgaatttttttcataaatgttaatcttttaaaactgATAATGTCAAATATAGGCTTGTACTTTTATCAACTTCTTATCCCTACTTTGACCCACCCTTAATGGTGATGCTGTGTAATTAATGGTGATGCTGTGTAATTAATGGTGACAGTGTAATTAATGGTGATGCTTTGTAATTAATGGTGACAGTGTAATTAATGGTGACAGTGTAATGAATGGTGATGCTGTGTAATTAATGGTGACAGTGTCATGAATTGTGATGCTGTGTAATTAATGGTGACAGTGTAATGAATGGTGATGCTGTGTAATTAACGGTGGCCATTTTCCAGGTCcacctacagacacagcaggaagtgaggatgaggatgacgGGGATGATGATGCATGTGGTGCACAGGGAGGGGGTCCTGGCATTGTACAGTGGCCTCAGTGCCTCCCTCTGCAGACAGGTTAGAGTATATGCTCTCATCTCCCTCAGCTCAGACAACTTACTGTACAGGCACACGGGCACATATACAACTCACCCTACTGAAATCACATtataacgtacacacacacttcccatatATTGCAGTGTAAGTTTgcgggtttgattcccaggtgaaGCACTGCCCTCGTAGTCTTGAGCTACAAAGGAACCTTATTTGAATTGCTTCAGTtaaatatccagctgcataAATTGTAAACATAAAGAAAACGGAATGTAAGCCGTGTGAGTAGCTCTGCATAACAGCATCTGCTCAACGGCTAAATTGTTCAGTAACAGAGGTGGCCGATGAGGGCCACATCGTATCGGTTTCTGGTTTCTATGCCAACCTCTGGCTCTAATTACTTAATTAGATCTATTTACAAATCAAATTACTTGGTCATTTACGCCATATGGAATGAATATTTATTGATAAGCGCATGAATGACAACCAAAGACTGTTGTGTCTCTATATAAAAAGTTTTATTGTGATCAAATCTGCGAGTGAAACCAGTGTTGGTACATACTaccaattagctcatttgctGGGGTAATTGGAGGAAataaaacctgcacccaccctGGAATCACTATAGATGGTTGGACTCTACCATCTACCCCGTGTCTGCGATCCAGAGTCGTAGTTCATGGACAGGGTTCATTGTCACTTCCGTTGTGGGGGGTTTGTGTGCCACAGAGACTGCAGAGTTCAAGGCTGAGTGCGGTACTCATGGAGCAGGGGTCCTGGTGGAGCAGTCcgcatgctggtttttgttccgaCTAAAATACTTTAGTTTCACGTTTCTGATagctctataaactatgctggtTCATTCATGtgcttgagcacagtaaaatcctTTGGAttcacttgcagtctgcagctgaaACTGGTGCGTATACAATTGTCTGATCCAGATCTGAATGttatgtaaagtaatgtaatgattgagCTCATTAGAAACTGTAGATGATTAAAAGTTCTTAAATGGGTGGATTCGGGTTGTGCACCCCTGTCCTGGTGTTGTACATGCAGGGCTCTTTCCCATCACAtattcttctcctccttcttcctttccttgctcgtTTTCTTTCTCCTAGCTCCTCCCATTGGGAGTGGCAAAAAAAGCAAGTgagaaaaggaggtgaagacTGTGGAATGGAGTAAACACGAATTAGGCGAATGGattgtccttgctccttcatgCGTGAGTTTGAAACCACGTCACTTACCGATGTGGCTTATTTTGTGCGAAGGAAGTGCTcgttttcttgctcaagaaaACGTTGCGAGCCTCCTAACTTCGGCTTCAAGCGCttaaaggaacatttaatgggctGGAATTTCTTTGATGACAGACCTCGATCAATCAGACAAAGATCATGGAGACAGGAGATTAAACATATGCGATTGGAAAGACCCCCcatacctcctctctctcacactctttctctgtccctctgtatcactccatctctctttcctattttcctccctccccctctcctgatAATATAGTATTATGAGGAATGATAAAGGTGTGTTATTAAATAGTGGCAGAAGCAACAGCCGTAATATTGATCTCTATCCGTCTCTGTTTAGATGACGTACTCGCTGACCCGGTTTGCCATCTATGAGACGGTGCGGGACATGATGTGGGGAGCCAGCCACGGTCCCATGCCCTTTTACCAGAAGGTTCTTCTGGGAGCTTTCGGAGGTACCGATCCCCACTTAGCCCCACCCGCATCCACCTCTTCAGTGACCATGTTGTTTTAGTCAACGCATGCACTTGTGAACCTCTGCCTTTCATTGTCTGTTTCATTGGTCCTCCTCATCCAGCAGTTGAGCATTTGATGAACAAAATGGGGGAcattcttttttccccctctatcTCCATTTCACCATTATGGTTGCTGGGGAGGAGCCAGGTGGTTGGGTCACATGACTCTCTTTGCAGTGGTTTTGTTTCCTATCCTTGTTCTCAAAAATGGTACATTCTCTtgtgttcatttgaaatgttcTTCTTGTGCCTCGTCTTAGACATCTGGCTCCACTGTGCCTGCTTCCAAAAGGCCCATCTGTTTCTGTAAATCACTCCCCAGTCTTTGATCACCACAGCTCCATCAAAACTCATCAGATCTCTCTGAtcattcctctttttttttctgttttctctctctctatctctctctctctctctgtctgtctgtagggcTTGCGGGGGGCTTTATTGGGACACCTGCAGACATGGTTAATGTCAGGTGAGAGAACTATGCAGGTCATTTCTATCATAACACAGAGCAATATAGCACAGCAAAGCCATGGGAAATTGGCAATTAATCAGCACATTGTATTTCTAGATATTATAAGGACAATGTTCATATATAGTGTCCtcagtctgtttctctctcttctagGATGCAGAATGATGTGAAACTGTCGCCTGAACTCAGGAGGAAGTGAGTGCattgctgccccctgctgaagAGATGGCACATTACAACGTGCTGTTGGGCTGTTATGTCCTGTTTGCGCCCCATCACACTTTGTGGTTTGATAGAGTCtttatctgtctgtctggcagCTATGCTCATGGTCTGGATGGGATGTTCCGCGTGTGGAGGGAAGGTAAGGGACACTGTGTGGCCTGCGTTTGTCAGTCTAAGCGaaggaactgtgtgtgtgagtgtaagccatggtactgtgtgtgtgtgtgtgtgtgtgtgcgccctatggagctgtgtgtgaagGCATTCACGTGCATGTTCATATGTGTCAGTATGCCAtggagccgtgtgtgtgtgagtgagtgcttatgtgtttgtgtatgtgtgtgtcttatggtgctgtgtgtgtgagtgcgtgcttatgtatatctgtgtgtgcgtgtttgtgtatgtgtgtgtcttatggtgctgtgtctgagtgcgtgcttatgtacatctgtgtgtgtgcttgtttgtgtatgtctgtttccTATGTtgctgtgcgtgtgcatgcgtgtctgtgtgttataTGGTGctctgtgcatgcatatgtttgtgagtgtgtgcatatgtttttgcatatatgtatgtatgtgtgtgtgtgtgtgtgtgtgtgtgtgtgtgtgtgtgtgtgtctatcccATGGTGCTGTATTTGTCTCACCAGAGGGACTGAGGAAGCTGTTCTCTGGAGCCACATTGGCCTCCAGCAGGGGGGCGCTGGTTACTGTAGGACAGGTGAGGGACTGAGTTATGCTAGAAGTGAGGCATGCTGGTACTGAGGTATGATGGGAACTTTATATCTCTAACACCGAGAGCTGTGTCTCTGCCGTTACTGAATCTAAAAGTCTTCTaatttagtcttgtaatgaatatttatgactAGAGAGGGTGCGTGGTTGAATGCAGATTATCCATAGTTTAGCATCAATAACAGCACTGTAACCTTCTAGAGGAAGGATGGAAGGAACACAGAAGCTGTAatcagtgcatgctgggaagagtGAGGCATGCTCAGTGTGATTTTCAATGGTATCCTGATGCCTTTtcctgtgcatgcgtgtgtgtgtactcgtgtgtgtgtgtgtgtgtgtgtgtgtgtgtgtgtgtgtgtgtgtgtgcaaacgtgtgtgtgtgcgtgtgtgtgtatgggtgtgtgtgtgtatatgcgtgtgtgtgtgcgtgtgtgtctgtgtgcaaacgtgtgtgtgtgtgcgtgtgtgtgtgtatgtgcgtgtgtgtgtgtgtgtgtgtgtgtgtgcgtgcatgcgtgtgtgtccagCTCTCCTGCTATGACCAGGCCAAGCAGCTGGTGCTGGGGACGGGAGCCATGTCAGACAACATCCTCACCCACTTCTTGGCCAGCTTCATCGCAGTGAGTCTTCTCCTTGTACCCTCAGGCGATAGCGATATTTTGGTACTAAATTGGAGGTAACGATCAAAAATAGACCTGAAATTTGTCAAGTAAAATGATTGCCAATTGTAAGTGTAAATTCTACTCAAACGACTTTCTCCCTGTTCAGGGAGGCTGTGCCACATTCTTATGCCAGCCTCTGGATGTGGTGAAGACCAGGCTGATGAACTGTAAAGGGGAATATGAggtaaggctgtgtgtgtgtgtgtgtgtgtgtatgcatatgtgtatctttctgtctgtctgtctgtctgtctgtctgtgcgtgagtgtgtgcgtgtgtttctctgtgtatgcgtgtgtacacGTGGCATTCAGTCTtccagtgtgtgtctctctctttgctTCAGGGAGTGATGCACTGCCTGACAGACACAGCCAAACTGGGACCGATGGGCTTCTACAAGGTAATTAATACAGTATTACTACGGTATTACCATTCTGCTGCTGGTAACTTCTCAGTTTTATTTACTACACTTAATAAtagtgttatttattcattaacctTTCTTTAAGTTTTATTTACTACAGTATTACCATAGTTCTATGTCTGTGGTTATCACTACTACATTATTACAATGTTATTACAGTGCTGGTTCTGTTAACTGAAGTTATAGATGAAGAAATGATTATCCAATCCCATTTCAGGGCCTGGTTCCGGCTGCAATCCGCCTGGTCCCCCAAACGGTGCTGACATTCATCTTCCTCGAGCAGCTGCGGAAATACTTTGGTGTCATCATGATCGCCTGagcgtgacctttgacccccccaTGGTgtcagcctcacttcctgttcctctggcacaccccccccccacccttttgGCCGGCATTGTGCCGGTTGGATGGGCAGGATGGCTGAAAGAATCCCCAACCCCACCTCCACTGGTGGGTAAGATCCTGGCTGACTCGCTGGGAAGCAAACATCAATTTCCCACCGGAAAGTGTGCAAGACCGTATCCAGTCAATTAAAAACGTCCAATAACAACGTTATTTTACCCAAGACAATGTAGGGGACGAGCTGACACATTGTGATGGGCACCTCGTCACCTCTCTCCCTGACTCCGCCCCCCGCAGAGCAATTGGCTGTAGTGCGGACAGAAGTGCTGCCCAAccctccagccaatcagctgcaggGAGTTACTGGACTGCTGTGGAGCTGAAAGTGCGACTGATCTGGAATCAGCGGTCATCTGGTTCAGAGTGTGATGAGGTGATGGTTATtgatcaaaaataataataattgtgttcTGACTGGTGTAAGCATCCCAGATCTGTGTCCATGAGATGGTTGAAGTGAATGAAGTATTTCTGGAATGGAGGTCATATCGAGGGTACTGGAATGGAATGGACTGCACCCATTGTGATCTCGACTTACTCGTCAGCAGTTATGGAAGGATCATAGACGGCCTCTACTAACAACATCAGAGCTATATGAAGTGTTTAATTTACCGTTAACATCCAGCAAATTATTCTTCCTGCTTTTATTCTTTCACAATCATTCCTTTTTGTGTTATACTTTAGACATTAGTGACAGGGAGTTTCACGTATTCCCTAATAGGTAGAACTGCAATGAACTCTGAAGCACTTGCTCATAAAAACCAATCACAAGACATGGATGCCCATTGCAAAAAGCCATCACTGGATCATGATTGGGTGATATCATTGATGGGACATGATAGCACGTAGCTCATTTGGGGTAGTTCATGAACCCTCATACAGTAGGTcttgcacacagacagcacGATCGCACAGTGACATTTAACTGAGAAATAACCCACAAGCTGAGAAGCACAAAATCAGAACAAGATAGGTGACAGAACtaaatgtgtataaatgtgaaaatatccAATTTGTAGtttaacttttaaaaatgtCGTTTTGAGTTTTTGGAAAAACGTTTTATTGAGATTAGCTCCACCTTATGCTCATAACGCATCAGAATTGTAAAAAAGCTGTTCAATCATCTGTTTGGAGTTGCTTTCTTTGTGACAGTAAAGAACGACCTCCTTCTCTGAATGAACGTGCTCTGTGCTTGTCTTTGCAGAAaggtaaatgttttttgtctgtACGTGAAAGACAAATTAGTCTCCTGTCTACTTTCTTTCAAACCTGTCGGGATTGCACGCCTTTCCTTCCCTTGGTCTACAGGGGGCACTGTTGTACCACAGATTTCTGCTGTGAATGTGAGGCTGTCAGGCAGAGCTGTAGTGGTTTTTGTGGCATGTTCACCTTTATGAATTGTGCACGTGTGGCCATGTGATTATTCTGTGTTTATTCAGTGATGTGTGTATCCCCTCCTCCTGCTTGCTTAATTTGTTttggaagtgtgtgtgagtgtgttcattgGCACGTATCTCTGTCCCCAGGCAATGTAAGCACTGTTATCTTCAATATAATCTCGAAACTCTCTCCTTCACATTACTGGATACATTGGTTGTTTTTCGGTGGAGACACTTGGCTGAGCTGCCATAATGCCGTTCATAGCCCGTGCTGAACTAAGTTAGACCATTGAAGACTACAATCATACCAAGTTCAGACCAACCACTTACCACATGCTGACCAGGCACATAATGAAGGGCTTTGTTGTCTTAAAGCAGCTCTGTGTATGCATTCTAACTGAACAcagaaaattcatttttttcagacaGGTGTCAGACAATTCTGTGCTATTGCCCACACCTATATatagcttacattacattacattacattattggcatttggcagacgctcttatccagagcgacgtacagttgattagactaagcaggagacaatcctcccctggagcagtgcagggttaaggaccttgctcaagggcccaacggctgtgcggatcgtattgtggctaccgaccttgcgtgtcccagtcatttaccctaaccactacgctacagaccgcctgCTTACAGTGCAGTTcacaagtatttggacagtgacacattttttgttgtttttgcgcCGTACTTCCGCGAACAAAccgttgaaataaaacaaaactaaagactttcagctttaatttgagggttttctATCTATATTGGGTGAACCGTATAGCAATTACAGTCCTTCTTGCACATaatccccccaattttaggggaccaaaagtaattggacaaatgaacagaaaactgAATTGTATTCAATattgcaatcaatgactgcctgaagtgtGCAACCCATAGACCTCAGCAGATGCTGGGtatttccctggtgatgctctgccaggcctgtactgcagccctcttcagctcgtGCTTGTCTTGGGGGCTTCAGTCTGCTCTTCAGAAAAAGagatgcatgctcaattggattgaggtcaggtgattgactcaaccagtcaagaacattccactatTTGGCCCGAAAAAACGTGGTTattttggctgtatgttttggattattgtcctgctgcatgatgaagcatCGTCCAaacagttttgatgcatttgcttggatctgtgttcttgcttcttaatgtaccaaacagttgattttgacacgcCAATTTTTTTGGGCTATGTCTCTGATGAATCTATTCTGATTTTTCAGCGTAATAATGGCCTTCTTCTCTGGCATTAACACTGCCACAGCAACAACAGACCCCCAATGCAGGTGGCACACCTAGAATCCGCTCTAGACCTTTTGCTCGCTGTTTTACGCATGGAATAATGACAAGCTTAACACAAGACCTGTTCGAGCAGCCAATCGTTAATTTACTTtttgtcccctaaaattggggggactatgtataaaaatggctgcaATTCCTGCACTGTTCAATatgataaatacaattaaaaaaaaaaaaatctttttaatatgtcactgtccaaatacttgcttGCTGCTTCTGCTACAGTTCAGTCCAACTCTTTCAATTCATTATTGGTGTCTGGGAGTACAGTAACGGGCTAATGTTGCTCATGTGGATCATtcgtgcaaatgaaagtgacccCGCTCTCGTATATCATTGTTAGGGCCCGTATTCACTTCAGAATGATGCATGTGTGTAGCCCCTGGGGTTAATTGTTTGACACTGTATTTTCACTTCAGGTAGTCTTACAGTATGTGTACGTCTGTGCGTATTCTCGTGTACATACGTAGGTGGTAGTCTCCTGTGATGGGTTTCTGATACGTCCTCATGCCATACTAATCTCATCATTTACTCTGGATGACCCAATAGCAAAGCAGGCAGTAGGAGTTTTTGGTTTGGAGTCTCTAGTGGTGAGGTGCCACAGTTGCTCACGTCAATGGAGCCCCTCAGTGCGAGATCTCCTGTAAAACCCCAGTCATGAAATGCCCGCCCCACGCATAATGAAGGTCACCCGCCACGCTGATGAAATGACAGCTCGGTATTACCGCCATTTCTGGCCCACTGTGCCTCCCTGCAGGACTGTCATCTGTAATTGGATGTGAACGGCTTAATTAAACCAACGCCATCGGTCTATATGAGCGTTTAGCTGCCAGGAACGAGTCAgacttcattttcttttgtaatCCTTTcaggtgtaaaaaaaatacatgattTGAAtggtcttaactgaacattttaatgctgatggtaacaatcactactggtaatggaAGGCAACAAAGTTGCAGAAGGGTAAGCAATATTTTTaccctcaacagcaccctgggggcCGATGGTCGTGTCAACTGgggatttgtttattttaaacaagCAGCCTCATATGCTTAAAAGGCAGTTCTGGTTCCCAGCAAATTTGCTGTtctggttagtgtgattgtctctcatgcaggaCGCCAGGGTTCAAGGATCACCTGTTcccttttttcctctttgtttgctcactttagtttttttattattattattatttttttttttaagttctgTTACTTCCTTGTCCTctattctgtctgtctcttacCGGGTCACCTTCTGCTTTTTcagatttaatattttctctgtttgtggtcaaacaattcatacgtgGCCAAAGCACAGACtaagagcttttattaaagggtattttttacacatttcgggttcaccatgtagtaattacagcattttttatatttagtcccccatttcaatgtttgagacaaatgaacataatgtcaaataaaatagtcatgttttgtatttggttgcatatccattgcataccatgactttctgatgtctgtgacccgtCAGCATCATtagagtctggatatctcattttcaggttgtcctacaagcgatattAAAACTCTTTGTACACCTTCTCTTTCAGTCTctttcattctccctccctcacaccttTTCCATTCTTTTCTCTTGTTATTTCTGTATAACCTCCCTCCATcgcacctccccccccccccccccactcacttTTAGCCATGAAAACCACGGGGCTTGTTCTGTGGGTGTGAGAATACCTGGGGCAATGGCTGCCTTTGCCTGCTGTGCAGTGACTGCCAAAGAGGTAAGTCATACTGTGACTGTATCTCCACACCTGAATTCCAAAAGAATAAAGAATTAGACCAGAAAATGAGGCATTCCACAGAACCTGGTAAGATGGGACACTGTCCACAGAATGATAGGCCTTAGTGCTTCTCtgacacaaataaaatatagcttttttttttgttcttcccaCAGCACTTACTCCTACTGAATCCAGGCAGAATACCAAGCACCAACCCTACTCTGATGTTAAAGAAGATGGATAGAAGTACAGGGGCCGATGGATGGGTGAACGGAGttgtctgccattttgtgtcttgATCGTACAAAATGACACGAGTGATAGAATGGTAGTCATAGGAACACTGATGTTATGTTAACGATATGAAAGCCTATTTCACAGAGACTTACTGCATCAAAACTTTGAGTAACTTGCAGAGATACTAGGATGCATCCattggtgtaaaatccaggttgaGAATGTAAGTCCTCCCCACGATTTTGTTTTAATCACAAGGAATTGCAAGTTGGCCTGATTCTTCAGCCAGGATTTATCACTCATTTTGTGAAATCGGCTGGTTTTGAGAAGAAAGACTTTTACTGACCTCTCTTTACACTTCTCGATGGATCAAAACTCAACTGGATCcagtgaaaaaaataacaaagacaAAGCCAAGCTGAGTTAAAggcagaccagggtcaaattaGTAGTGGTTTTAGATTCAaattcttttctgtgcttgattgatcttgcctggtgcaattgagccaacaaaGATAACCAGAAGTTGGTGTTTTCACTTTGtgacagtatttcataggttccaatccACCAGACAAGCTGAGCATAgagaaatatttgaatccagaacaattacacatttgacccaggtctggttaaaGGACAGGCACTTATGCTCTTATTGTAGTGACTGCTGTGAGCTGGCTGCATATGACGCTCAGTTGATCCTGTAATTAAACTCTCTTGTCCGTTTTTCACCTGTACTTGTGAAAAGGGTGGATGATGTCACCATGAGAAAACAGGTTTCAACAGACGAGTCCAGGGAGTCTCTGCAACAACGCAAATGGAAATCTAAAATGTCAAGCTGGTTCTGGCCTCTCTTATCTATTGATTTTGTGACAGGTGTGATCTTTTTATGTTGATCGTCAAGTCCTAGACGTGTCCAGTGTCTGCTCAGGAGACTGCcttgtgaaatgtaaaaaaagaaaaaaagaaaatgcatggcTTTCTTTTGTATGTCAAGCTGTTGTTTGAAAGGAGAAAAAGCCATCTGGTCACCTGGGGAATTACGTTATTGGCAGTGCAGTGACCCGCTGTGACTGTACTTGGAGTGGATGTGCACCAACGCATGTCATTTAGTGTTTTGCAATGATGGGAAataacttttacattttattcaaacaGGCCTGTATGTGGTTTGGGGGGTGACTAATTGACCTTCAGGAGGATGAACATAGATGTCTATCACGCAACTGCAACTGAGAGACTTACCGGAAAAAGCCctcctctgtgttcctctcgAGGTGTTCTCTGCTTAGGTAGGTTTTCTCTGACAAATAATCTACAGTTACACTGGTGTTTTGTGTGCATTACCATAATTATAAGTGACAATCCAGGGGTAATGGCAGCCATTTGCATCTGAGATGccataattttattaaaaagcTCATGAATGTAATGTCTTTAATGCAGTGCACCTCCAAACCAAACCAAGCCCCGGCACACTGCTCTCTGAACGGTACTTTGCTTCAAGCATGAGCCATATCTTTCGAGAGCAAGGAGTGCAACGTTCGCCTTTCATCTGTCAATTTTCTGACACTCTGTTAGGCTTATGTTGCCAGGACAGCTACATTCCACATCCTCATTTTCTCTTCCTATTTGTCTCACATGTatatactctctctcccttccactTTGTGTTCTCTTTCCACTATCTCAGTCTTTATATTCAGCTCAGTTAAAATGCTTTATTTGTATGAAATACGTCTTGTAAATAATACCAATTATTGTAGATCTATTTCCAtactatgtacagtatgttctatATGGTTCTATAAAACAAGAAGTACTCTCTAGCTCACAGTTTCTGTCAAATGCCTCATCTGCATCCAGCTTCCGTGCAGTTTCCTGTACTATTGCCGTTAGCCCATAGAGCGCGCTGATTACTCTTTTTAGTATAGCGGTAGAAAGCTTATTCAATATGTTGCGGTTTTGTGACACTTTGAACAAGTCTAGTTTGATTTTATAAAATTCCTTTGTAGGACTATTTCCCTCTGTTTTGCATCTGTTCTGGACTGGCAGTCCCTCGAATGCCGGTCTGGTCCAATGCCCGCAGAGAATTAAAGCACTTTGCGTACCTCGAGAGGAGTGAACAAATAGCTTTCAGCCTGAACCTCTGCAACTTTCTTTCGCCTCACTTCACACCTAGGTGATGCATCAGGTGGAAAGAGGTTGGGGGTTGTGATTGTGGAAGGAGCATTGTTAAATTTTCCTACGGCCACACGCTCACTTCTTCCACTCCTTCTCCCCTCTTATTCACTCCCTTTTAAAGTCCTACCTCATTCCCTCTTTACTCCTTTTCATGTGTTGCTCTCACTTGCTGATAGGCTCTATGTCTCTCGTTCTCTCTAGTTCCtcaagttgtagttgtcttggtatggtagctacagacttggcctatctaccttgtgtactggacatatgttcatggcct
It encodes the following:
- the LOC133115078 gene encoding mitochondrial dicarboxylate carrier-like, with protein sequence MDMAEKKVSRWYFGGIASCGAACCTHPLDLLKVHLQTQQEVRMRMTGMMMHVVHREGVLALYSGLSASLCRQMTYSLTRFAIYETVRDMMWGASHGPMPFYQKVLLGAFGGLAGGFIGTPADMVNVRMQNDVKLSPELRRNYAHGLDGMFRVWREEGLRKLFSGATLASSRGALVTVGQLSCYDQAKQLVLGTGAMSDNILTHFLASFIAGGCATFLCQPLDVVKTRLMNCKGEYEGVMHCLTDTAKLGPMGFYKGLVPAAIRLVPQTVLTFIFLEQLRKYFGVIMIA